From the genome of Clostridium sp. BNL1100, one region includes:
- a CDS encoding 20S proteasome subunit alpha: MSLCVAMNNPKNFVYLASDGRIRNIGNSLISDNHNKITKITEHVLLFASGVQGAADYVAKKVKKEVSEQTPINEIFTLVQNVSRKCHEDYLKRYPDLKKYCDSGYTTIAAILAYYDVENNISGYVDYCHTDSFIPIVHNDSELKTRGMGQDLAMKLILRDFSNIQPVENIVNAYRQVSQKEDAVGGKITIYCIDRNGAKLVYEDAMQDLTFGRNVNMGPDARLSWGQLTDQPFIPQTAADLGALTSQQLYTTLGQDYVVTGKIFAYQLNGGVANLNEEVNIGDSDQLPTGYRSLNFYNGGSNKSAISLDNQGSMILSSTSGLNVVCQDTFTVEATQGVNINSQESNNYISGANNYISGPTTTDDLQVYGNVGFYGKAPIIQQTAQLLPSTATTAQIITKINGLMHQLENLGLITTY, from the coding sequence ATGAGTTTATGTGTAGCAATGAATAACCCTAAGAACTTCGTATATCTAGCCTCAGACGGAAGAATCAGAAATATAGGCAATAGTCTTATTTCAGATAACCACAATAAGATTACAAAAATAACAGAGCATGTTCTGCTATTCGCTTCTGGTGTACAGGGGGCTGCGGATTATGTGGCTAAAAAAGTTAAGAAAGAAGTAAGTGAACAAACGCCTATAAATGAAATATTCACTTTAGTACAAAATGTGTCAAGAAAGTGCCACGAAGATTATCTAAAAAGATACCCTGACTTAAAGAAATACTGTGATTCAGGGTATACCACAATAGCTGCAATACTTGCTTACTATGACGTTGAAAATAATATCTCTGGTTATGTTGACTATTGCCATACAGATAGCTTCATTCCTATAGTACATAACGACTCTGAATTGAAAACAAGGGGTATGGGCCAAGATTTAGCAATGAAACTAATATTAAGAGATTTTTCAAATATTCAACCTGTTGAAAATATTGTGAACGCCTATAGACAGGTTTCACAAAAAGAAGATGCAGTCGGAGGGAAAATTACAATTTATTGTATAGATAGAAATGGGGCTAAATTAGTATACGAGGATGCTATGCAGGATTTGACTTTCGGACGGAATGTAAATATGGGCCCGGATGCCCGACTTAGTTGGGGGCAGTTAACTGACCAGCCTTTTATACCTCAAACAGCTGCAGATTTAGGAGCATTGACAAGTCAACAATTATACACAACTTTGGGACAGGATTATGTAGTTACTGGAAAAATATTCGCCTATCAACTTAACGGCGGTGTAGCGAATTTAAATGAGGAAGTTAATATTGGGGATTCGGATCAATTACCGACGGGGTATAGAAGTCTAAATTTTTATAATGGGGGCTCGAATAAATCAGCAATAAGTTTGGATAACCAGGGTAGTATGATTTTGAGTTCCACATCCGGGCTAAATGTTGTCTGTCAGGATACATTTACCGTTGAGGCAACACAAGGAGTTAATATAAATAGCCAAGAAAGTAATAACTATATTTCGGGAGCTAATAACTATATTAGTGGGCCAACAACAACAGACGATTTGCAGGTATATGGTAATGTCGGCTTTTATGGGAAAGCTCCTATTATTCAACAAACGGCACAGTTGTTACCAAGTACAGCGACAACAGCACAAATTATAACAAAAATAAATGGATTAATGCATCAGCTAGAGAATTTAGGACTGATTACTACGTACTAA
- a CDS encoding sigma-70 family RNA polymerase sigma factor, which translates to MTNEELILKAKQGDKQALQALYDKNIGIMHKLIFRYSVSKQDRDDFLQECYFVLLNCVKAYQPEREILFISYLGNAIVWMILRKKGQMRRYENNMSLNSKVNNDTEDVEFIDMIQDPEAEKFVDDLELSFIQSEVQKILTETTDRPARELIFENLGKQLSIRYLSKKYNLTERDIHNHINKARSKLKRNNKLRVLAEDYGIIAPPVKTNLDELINKFNAENEWLEQRKII; encoded by the coding sequence ATGACTAATGAGGAATTAATACTAAAGGCAAAGCAAGGAGATAAACAAGCTTTACAAGCTCTGTACGACAAAAATATCGGTATCATGCATAAGCTCATTTTTAGATACAGCGTTTCAAAGCAGGATAGAGACGATTTCCTCCAGGAATGTTATTTTGTACTTTTGAATTGTGTTAAGGCTTATCAACCAGAACGTGAGATACTTTTCATTTCATATTTGGGTAATGCAATAGTTTGGATGATATTAAGAAAAAAAGGCCAAATGAGAAGGTATGAGAATAATATGTCTCTTAATTCAAAGGTAAATAATGATACCGAAGATGTTGAATTTATTGATATGATACAGGATCCCGAAGCTGAGAAATTTGTTGATGATTTAGAATTAAGTTTTATTCAATCAGAAGTACAAAAAATACTAACAGAAACTACTGACCGCCCAGCAAGAGAATTGATATTTGAAAATTTAGGCAAGCAGCTATCAATAAGATATTTAAGCAAAAAGTATAACCTTACTGAGCGAGACATACATAACCATATAAATAAGGCAAGAAGTAAACTTAAGCGTAACAATAAATTAAGAGTTCTAGCAGAGGATTATGGAATAATTGCTCCACCAGTAAAAACAAATTTGGATGAACTGATTAATAAATTCAATGCTGAAAATGAGTGGTTAGAGCAGAGAAAAATAATATAA
- a CDS encoding helix-turn-helix domain-containing protein, which translates to MGENGFTVIPNYIFEDENLNKEELLIVITLIRFNNKVKGYAFPSYKQLKNVSKVKHDKTLINSINGLVRKGYLKKETVAGIGNKYFILTSKIEGLQKCSTFISEVPPTSKIEDDLLQKCSTTNTNTNTNTNTKYNNTKIFQSIVDNYTTNPDLRNTINEFIRFRQGLKKPIKSEYALNLLLKKLDRLADNEQSKIDVLNQSILNSWQGIFTLKEVSNQKGIKAKSKSTDSNQHILDEIGDEYFDKE; encoded by the coding sequence GTGGGCGAAAACGGTTTTACAGTAATTCCAAACTACATATTTGAGGATGAGAATTTAAACAAAGAAGAACTATTAATAGTAATTACCTTAATACGGTTTAATAACAAAGTAAAAGGATATGCATTCCCTAGCTACAAGCAACTTAAAAATGTAAGTAAAGTTAAACATGACAAAACGTTAATAAATAGCATAAACGGATTGGTAAGAAAAGGATATTTAAAAAAAGAGACTGTAGCAGGAATTGGGAACAAATATTTTATACTTACTTCAAAAATAGAGGGACTTCAAAAATGCAGTACCTTCATAAGTGAAGTGCCACCTACTTCAAAAATAGAGGACGACCTACTTCAAAAATGCAGTACAACAAATACTAATACAAATACTAATACAAATACTAAATATAATAACACGAAAATTTTTCAATCTATAGTTGATAATTACACAACAAACCCAGACCTTAGAAATACAATTAATGAATTTATAAGGTTCAGGCAAGGGCTGAAAAAACCAATTAAATCGGAATATGCATTAAACTTATTACTTAAAAAGTTGGACAGGCTTGCTGACAATGAGCAATCTAAGATTGATGTACTAAACCAATCAATATTAAATAGTTGGCAAGGGATATTTACACTTAAAGAGGTATCAAACCAAAAAGGTATAAAGGCAAAGTCAAAAAGTACAGACAGTAATCAGCACATACTTGACGAGATAGGGGATGAGTATTTTGACAAAGAGTGA
- a CDS encoding helix-turn-helix domain-containing protein produces the protein MATAKMRTVEQTVAYFKENDPQTAVNPTMLRSLLKQGKIKFVRVGAKYLINVDWFEEWLKNPVMEENIADKTQYGKLRKI, from the coding sequence ATGGCAACGGCTAAAATGAGAACAGTTGAACAAACAGTAGCATACTTTAAGGAAAATGATCCGCAGACCGCAGTAAACCCTACTATGCTAAGAAGTTTATTGAAGCAAGGGAAAATCAAATTTGTAAGAGTCGGGGCAAAATACTTAATAAATGTTGATTGGTTTGAAGAGTGGCTTAAAAACCCGGTAATGGAGGAAAATATTGCAGACAAAACCCAATATGGTAAGCTCAGAAAGATTTAG
- a CDS encoding helix-turn-helix transcriptional regulator — protein sequence MISIVPKGKEIKVLRIKKGLSLRGLAIKSKTHYSTISNVENSKCSASPKTAKAICDALGKCFDDLFEIREA from the coding sequence ATGATTTCAATAGTTCCAAAAGGGAAAGAAATTAAAGTGCTTCGAATAAAAAAGGGACTAAGCTTAAGAGGTTTAGCAATTAAGTCCAAAACACATTATTCTACCATATCTAATGTAGAAAATTCAAAATGTAGTGCTTCACCAAAAACAGCAAAAGCAATATGTGATGCGTTAGGGAAATGTTTTGATGATCTATTTGAAATAAGGGAGGCTTAG
- a CDS encoding helix-turn-helix transcriptional regulator: MSAFHERLKLLRDESGKTQAEIAAALGLTPQALSYYFNGREPGYDLLARLAKHFNVSTDYLLGISENRNNAEVIKTNGLFFKLFKMLDANEDMKENMFNIVKNMNSSIFSYAEKNYINNNFTDLLFLYNIALVNLINIKPNLKSAEESYAKLSLDSAFNFVQIVTRGTLSDTIASINSLINDMCNVLDADEKAERPIIKDDMSEEIINSYLNDIQSYNSDNPSKGDE; the protein is encoded by the coding sequence ATGAGTGCTTTTCATGAAAGATTAAAATTATTGAGAGATGAATCAGGTAAGACACAGGCTGAAATAGCTGCAGCGTTGGGCTTAACTCCACAGGCTTTATCATATTATTTTAATGGCAGAGAACCTGGATATGATCTTTTAGCAAGACTAGCAAAACACTTTAATGTTTCTACTGATTACTTACTAGGCATTAGTGAAAATAGAAATAACGCAGAAGTTATAAAAACAAATGGTCTTTTCTTTAAACTTTTTAAGATGTTGGATGCTAATGAGGATATGAAAGAAAATATGTTCAATATTGTTAAAAATATGAATTCAAGTATATTTAGTTACGCTGAAAAAAACTATATCAATAATAATTTTACGGACTTATTGTTTTTATACAATATTGCCTTAGTAAATTTAATAAATATAAAACCAAACCTAAAGTCTGCCGAGGAATCGTATGCAAAATTATCATTGGATTCTGCTTTTAATTTTGTCCAGATAGTAACAAGAGGTACACTATCAGATACTATTGCAAGCATAAACTCATTAATTAACGATATGTGTAATGTTTTAGATGCTGATGAAAAAGCCGAGCGACCTATAATTAAAGACGATATGAGTGAAGAAATTATCAATAGTTATTTAAATGATATTCAGTCTTACAATAGCGATAACCCTTCGAAGGGAGACGAGTAA
- a CDS encoding site-specific integrase, which yields MASMRQRGENSYQVTVSNGYDSKGKKLLKTRTINLDPKLTEKQKEKELQKRVVLFEQEVKSGSYYEPTKMTMSEFIGLWLDKKKNNIESKTHQGYSGLLKGRVLKVMGDTKLIDLKPLHLINFYENLQEVGIREDGREGKLSANSILHYHRALNAMFGDGVRWGLIKENPCSKVRPPKVVKKEMSCLDEDQIPQLINALRKEPIDISTFITLDLVTGLRRGELCGLQWDNIDLKNNTIVVEQAVSYTPETGTIIKTPKTKSSIRMITIPKTTSYLLSLYRKWWLEQKIKVGDLWQKSAREDAEKNGETWEDPEYLFTTWNGYVMHPDTLTKTFKKFIKRNNLPDIRLHDLRHTAATMLIHAGLNIRAVAARMGHENPNVTLAIYSHALLSADKQAADVMGNLIKKKPKKEKAK from the coding sequence ATGGCCAGCATGAGACAAAGAGGAGAAAACTCATATCAGGTAACTGTTTCAAATGGATACGATAGTAAAGGCAAAAAACTCCTAAAAACAAGGACAATAAATTTAGACCCCAAATTAACAGAAAAACAAAAAGAAAAAGAACTTCAAAAACGAGTTGTATTATTTGAACAAGAAGTAAAATCCGGCTCTTACTATGAACCAACTAAAATGACTATGTCTGAATTTATTGGATTGTGGCTTGATAAGAAGAAAAATAACATTGAAAGTAAGACACATCAAGGTTATTCCGGACTATTAAAAGGTAGGGTTTTAAAAGTTATGGGTGATACTAAGTTAATAGACTTAAAACCTCTTCATCTTATTAACTTTTACGAGAATCTTCAAGAAGTAGGCATCAGAGAAGATGGCCGGGAAGGGAAATTATCGGCTAATTCTATTTTACATTATCATAGAGCTTTAAATGCCATGTTTGGTGACGGTGTTCGTTGGGGACTTATTAAAGAAAACCCATGTTCAAAGGTTAGACCGCCTAAAGTAGTAAAAAAAGAAATGAGTTGTCTTGACGAAGACCAGATTCCACAACTAATAAACGCCTTAAGGAAGGAACCTATAGACATAAGTACTTTTATAACACTAGACTTGGTAACGGGGTTAAGACGTGGAGAGTTATGTGGGCTTCAGTGGGATAATATTGATTTAAAAAATAATACAATAGTAGTTGAACAGGCTGTAAGCTATACACCTGAGACCGGTACTATAATAAAAACTCCGAAAACCAAGTCATCTATTAGAATGATTACTATTCCTAAAACAACAAGTTACCTACTATCTCTATATCGTAAATGGTGGTTGGAACAAAAAATAAAAGTAGGCGACCTATGGCAAAAATCCGCTAGAGAAGATGCTGAAAAGAATGGAGAAACCTGGGAAGATCCTGAGTATTTATTTACTACTTGGAACGGTTATGTTATGCATCCAGACACATTAACTAAAACTTTTAAAAAATTTATTAAAAGAAACAATTTGCCGGATATAAGGCTCCACGACCTAAGACATACAGCTGCTACAATGTTAATCCATGCAGGATTAAACATCAGGGCTGTTGCCGCTAGAATGGGACATGAAAACCCTAATGTTACATTAGCAATATACTCACATGCATTGCTCAGTGCAGACAAGCAAGCCGCTGACGTAATGGGAAATTTGATAAAAAAGAAACCCAAAAAAGAAAAAGCTAAATAA
- a CDS encoding Cof-type HAD-IIB family hydrolase, whose amino-acid sequence MFNYNKYLIISDLDGTLINSQHFISQENLDAISYFTKNGGSFAVATGRTKDNIRPYIENLILNGPCILYNGGGIYNFQEERFLGTEFLDRSAVKEYIIYCMKNYKNMAVEIFTPEMMYIITPDHILDPYVESEKQVFSRTTLDEVMKMDWIKVLLYDSPEILQKAQFKLEGFNLLDKVDSVFSQVFYLELIKKGISKGSALERLKNSHQYSDKTVIAVGDYDNDIEMISLADVGIAVGNARECVKVAADIVTVSNDENALHEIIYNIIPSLSNKQILEK is encoded by the coding sequence ATGTTTAATTATAATAAATACCTTATAATAAGCGATTTAGACGGTACTTTAATAAATTCACAGCATTTCATATCACAAGAGAATTTAGATGCAATAAGCTATTTTACAAAAAATGGTGGAAGCTTTGCTGTTGCCACAGGACGTACAAAGGACAATATTCGTCCCTACATAGAAAATTTAATCCTGAATGGCCCTTGTATCCTATATAACGGAGGGGGAATTTACAATTTCCAAGAGGAAAGATTTCTGGGTACGGAATTTCTGGACAGAAGTGCAGTTAAGGAATATATTATTTATTGTATGAAAAACTATAAAAACATGGCAGTTGAAATATTCACGCCTGAAATGATGTACATAATAACACCTGACCATATACTCGACCCCTATGTTGAGAGTGAAAAACAGGTGTTCAGCAGAACTACACTTGATGAGGTTATGAAAATGGACTGGATTAAAGTACTTTTGTATGACAGCCCGGAAATTCTTCAAAAAGCACAGTTTAAGTTGGAAGGTTTTAATTTGCTTGATAAGGTAGATAGTGTTTTTTCACAGGTATTTTATCTTGAGCTTATTAAAAAAGGCATTTCAAAGGGATCGGCTTTAGAGAGATTAAAAAATTCACACCAGTACAGTGATAAAACAGTTATCGCAGTAGGTGATTATGATAATGATATTGAAATGATCAGCTTAGCCGATGTAGGAATTGCAGTCGGTAACGCCAGAGAGTGCGTTAAAGTTGCGGCTGATATAGTGACTGTGAGTAATGACGAAAACGCTTTGCATGAAATTATTTATAATATAATACCTTCTTTATCTAATAAGCAAATTCTAGAAAAATAA
- a CDS encoding TraR/DksA C4-type zinc finger protein — protein sequence MDKNQLLHYKDKLITEAKRADTALEQMRDLDQGEMSNYTSLELSNYDNHPAELGSELYTLEMNLALKVHEQTKLNDIKLALKKIDNGTYGVCENCKKDINPERLEVVPTARFCMECQEDKEAEEINTPDQQYDEIFESPFGRKYLNKQEDDEFEGLDQFNDLLKYGSADSPQDMSGYADYEEFYTNEVDNQGYVEETDKISNQQYKNQLP from the coding sequence ATGGACAAGAATCAGCTGTTGCATTACAAAGATAAGCTTATAACCGAAGCAAAAAGGGCTGACACTGCATTGGAACAAATGAGGGATTTAGACCAGGGGGAAATGAGCAATTATACTTCTTTGGAGCTGTCAAATTACGATAATCATCCTGCAGAACTGGGAAGCGAGCTATATACACTGGAGATGAATCTGGCTCTAAAAGTCCATGAACAGACAAAACTTAATGATATTAAGCTTGCTTTGAAAAAAATAGATAACGGAACCTATGGTGTTTGTGAAAACTGTAAAAAGGATATAAATCCGGAGAGGCTGGAAGTTGTGCCGACTGCCAGGTTTTGTATGGAATGTCAGGAGGATAAAGAGGCAGAAGAGATTAATACGCCGGATCAGCAGTATGACGAAATTTTTGAAAGCCCATTTGGCAGAAAGTACTTGAATAAGCAAGAAGACGACGAGTTTGAAGGTTTGGATCAATTTAATGACCTGTTAAAATACGGAAGTGCAGATAGCCCTCAGGATATGTCTGGATATGCGGATTATGAAGAATTTTACACAAATGAAGTTGATAATCAGGGATACGTAGAAGAAACGGATAAAATTTCAAATCAGCAGTACAAGAACCAACTTCCTTAA
- a CDS encoding DUF5665 domain-containing protein has protein sequence MANNNHLISELSKKVDNLSLKMEKMKFVDYVYYLEHPRKMLWANFVSGLARGFGIAIGFTILGAIAIYFLNIIVKINLPYIGQFISDIVKIVQSSSRNVR, from the coding sequence ATGGCCAACAACAATCATTTAATTAGTGAACTGTCAAAAAAAGTTGATAATTTGTCTCTTAAAATGGAGAAGATGAAATTCGTAGATTACGTTTATTATCTTGAACATCCGAGAAAAATGCTATGGGCCAATTTTGTAAGTGGTCTGGCAAGAGGCTTTGGAATAGCTATAGGTTTTACTATTCTAGGAGCAATTGCCATATACTTTTTAAATATTATAGTAAAAATAAATCTTCCATACATCGGACAATTTATAAGTGATATAGTGAAGATTGTGCAAAGCAGCAGTAGAAATGTTAGATGA
- the aroB gene encoding 3-dehydroquinate synthase has protein sequence MIRHTINLKERSYPICIATDFQELGKIVLSFRQGNKALLVTDENVDNYYSDECMKVLQDSGIEVNKHVLKPGENNKTLEAVYGIYNKMAECKLDRSSIALALGGGVVGDIVGFAAATYMRGINFVQIPTSLLAQADSSVGGKTGVDFNGHKNIVGAFYQPKAVFINVNTIKTLPKREISAGLAEVIKHGLIMDEEYCDYINYNTDKIFKFDENVLQYLAKKNCSIKGYVVEQDEKEDDLRAILNLGHTIGHAIETVENFRLLHGECVSIGIVGAYKMAHYMEILGEQTVNQVKAILVKLGLPVSLPGLDVERVYNQIFYDKKVKDNRLKFVLPRRIGEVFQCTIEDSGLIKKVLSDLAN, from the coding sequence ATGATTAGACATACTATAAATCTAAAGGAAAGAAGTTATCCTATTTGTATTGCAACAGACTTTCAGGAACTTGGGAAAATTGTCCTATCATTCAGACAGGGTAACAAAGCACTGTTGGTTACCGACGAGAATGTTGATAACTATTATTCTGATGAGTGTATGAAAGTACTTCAAGACAGCGGAATAGAGGTTAACAAGCATGTTCTGAAGCCCGGTGAGAATAATAAGACACTTGAGGCAGTTTATGGTATATATAATAAAATGGCAGAGTGCAAGCTGGACAGAAGCAGTATTGCGCTGGCACTTGGAGGCGGTGTAGTCGGCGATATTGTCGGCTTTGCCGCTGCCACCTATATGAGAGGTATCAACTTTGTACAGATACCCACATCACTATTGGCTCAGGCAGATAGCAGTGTTGGAGGTAAAACCGGGGTTGATTTCAATGGGCATAAGAACATTGTGGGTGCATTTTATCAGCCTAAAGCAGTGTTTATTAATGTAAATACTATTAAGACACTGCCTAAGAGAGAGATTTCTGCAGGTCTTGCCGAAGTAATCAAACATGGCTTGATTATGGATGAAGAATATTGTGATTATATTAATTACAACACTGATAAAATTTTTAAATTTGATGAAAATGTACTACAATATCTGGCTAAAAAGAATTGTTCCATAAAAGGCTATGTTGTTGAACAGGACGAAAAAGAGGACGACTTAAGGGCTATTCTTAATTTGGGTCACACAATTGGTCATGCCATTGAAACAGTTGAAAATTTCAGGCTTTTGCATGGAGAATGTGTGTCTATCGGAATAGTTGGAGCATACAAAATGGCGCATTACATGGAAATTTTGGGTGAGCAAACAGTTAATCAGGTTAAAGCCATTCTTGTAAAACTTGGACTTCCCGTTTCTTTGCCGGGACTGGATGTTGAGAGAGTATACAACCAGATATTTTACGATAAAAAGGTAAAAGACAATAGGCTAAAGTTTGTTTTACCACGTAGAATTGGAGAGGTTTTCCAGTGTACCATTGAAGACAGCGGATTGATTAAAAAGGTTCTTTCTGATTTGGCCAATTAA